In Bacteriovorax stolpii, a single genomic region encodes these proteins:
- a CDS encoding ABC transporter ATP-binding protein: protein MSLIELKNIHKNFIMGEEEIRALNDVSITINEGEFTSIVGASGSGKSTMMNIIGLLDLPSEGTYYLDGTNTTEMNDDELSHYRNQKIGFVFQSFHLLPKASALKNVEMPMQYASAYNKDLTDTKIREMALQTLDKVGLASRVHHLPNELSGGQRQRVAIARALVNNPKILLADEPTGALDSKTSEEILNLFEELNKQGVTVIIVTHDNNVARRCKRVLRMSDGKIREESV from the coding sequence ATGTCTCTTATCGAATTAAAAAACATTCATAAGAATTTCATCATGGGTGAAGAAGAAATTCGGGCCCTCAATGATGTTTCGATTACAATCAACGAAGGCGAATTCACTTCGATCGTTGGTGCATCAGGGTCGGGAAAATCGACCATGATGAACATCATTGGCCTGCTCGACCTTCCAAGCGAGGGAACCTACTATCTGGATGGAACAAACACGACTGAAATGAACGATGATGAGCTCTCTCACTATCGCAATCAAAAGATCGGCTTCGTTTTCCAAAGCTTCCACCTTCTGCCCAAAGCTTCTGCTTTAAAAAATGTGGAAATGCCGATGCAGTATGCTTCGGCCTACAATAAAGACCTGACTGATACCAAGATCAGGGAAATGGCGCTGCAGACTCTGGATAAGGTAGGACTTGCTTCACGCGTGCACCACCTTCCCAATGAACTCTCAGGCGGGCAACGCCAGCGTGTGGCCATCGCCAGAGCACTGGTCAACAATCCAAAAATCCTGCTGGCCGATGAGCCAACAGGGGCACTGGACTCAAAAACTTCTGAAGAAATTTTAAACCTTTTTGAAGAGCTTAATAAACAAGGTGTAACGGTTATCATTGTTACCCACGACAACAATGTGGCCCGTAGATGCAAACGGGTCCTGCGCATGTCAGATGGAAAAATCCGCGAGGAGTCCGTATGA
- a CDS encoding TolC family protein, with protein sequence MKMSPRFFFFLSSVLVSWSSFADSTTLVENFRSLQEKSKDISPELKTVRAFRSQKKAENYTRFTSHLPNVNLVLKREKDFFEDKNAALRALGIGVLNSSWAIQYEWSLVNFNQIQNTRKSFAEKDKSEIDVEIKESEYPIVFTTYFLNYLLAKYKTAAVENSLKKAETGKKEAQLGFDLGQKTKIDVLRSDANLVSLTSKKTSYIEEEQNAKNRFVEYSGLEQKDLDFVSNLSEEQILELISSLSSVAAKKEVPNLRASPKYQSLEMEEKINRLALSDFTRNEYPDLRIQGSYTNAADSWEGTLHNPTRSHTVALVLTIPLFSGGSFASSHFEKYFAKKQIEYSIGLKKQQLENDLNTTLIRINALETLVSSLTLNVSQFEELYRLTSKSYQLGKSSLFELLEVQDDLLDSKINLAQNKIQFYTLSQNYLWQAGL encoded by the coding sequence ATGAAAATGTCCCCGCGGTTTTTCTTTTTCCTAAGTTCTGTTTTAGTTAGTTGGTCGTCTTTTGCTGATTCAACAACACTCGTCGAAAACTTTCGCTCTCTGCAAGAAAAGTCCAAAGACATTTCGCCAGAGTTAAAAACAGTCAGGGCCTTTCGTTCGCAGAAAAAAGCAGAAAATTACACTCGCTTCACAAGTCACCTTCCCAACGTCAACCTGGTTTTAAAAAGAGAAAAAGATTTCTTTGAAGATAAAAACGCCGCTCTTCGCGCTCTTGGTATTGGAGTTTTAAACTCGTCATGGGCCATCCAGTACGAATGGTCACTGGTGAACTTTAATCAAATCCAAAACACGAGAAAGTCTTTTGCCGAAAAAGATAAAAGTGAAATCGATGTTGAGATCAAAGAAAGTGAATACCCTATTGTGTTTACGACTTACTTCCTGAACTACTTGCTGGCCAAATATAAAACGGCCGCAGTTGAGAACTCGCTCAAAAAAGCAGAGACAGGAAAAAAAGAAGCACAGCTTGGATTTGACCTGGGCCAAAAAACAAAGATTGATGTTCTTCGTTCGGACGCCAACCTGGTATCTCTCACATCAAAAAAGACTTCCTATATCGAAGAAGAGCAAAATGCGAAGAACCGTTTTGTGGAATACTCTGGCCTTGAACAAAAAGACTTAGACTTTGTTTCTAACCTAAGTGAAGAGCAGATTTTAGAACTAATCAGCTCGCTAAGTTCTGTGGCCGCTAAAAAAGAAGTTCCTAACCTGAGAGCAAGCCCGAAATACCAAAGTCTAGAGATGGAAGAAAAGATCAACCGCCTGGCACTTTCAGACTTCACGAGAAATGAATACCCTGATTTAAGAATCCAGGGCTCTTATACGAATGCTGCAGACAGCTGGGAAGGGACTCTTCACAACCCTACCCGCTCACATACTGTTGCTTTAGTCCTGACCATTCCTCTTTTTAGCGGCGGAAGTTTTGCTTCAAGCCACTTTGAAAAATACTTTGCCAAAAAACAAATTGAATACTCAATCGGTTTAAAAAAACAGCAACTGGAAAATGATTTGAATACGACCCTGATTCGTATCAATGCTCTTGAGACACTAGTTTCATCGCTAACTCTTAACGTGTCTCAGTTTGAAGAGCTTTATCGTCTAACTTCAAAATCGTACCAATTAGGAAAGAGCTCACTCTTTGAACTTTTAGAAGTTCAGGATGACCTGCTCGATTCTAAAATCAATCTTGCCCAAAACAAGATTCAGTTCTATACCCTTTCACAAAATTACCTATGGCAGGCCGGCTTATGA
- a CDS encoding HAD-IG family 5'-nucleotidase has product MGIFINRTLNLKKIKAIGFDMDYTIVRYNSEAFERFTHQATLKKLVSDKNYPSEILKLEFDFKRVIQGLVIDKSKGNLLKVSRFGKVKSSYHGLSPLDFKEQQRIYGNGVIDLSDPHIQSLDTNFAVSNGVLYSQLVDLKEKGLHLPDFDTLAVEIKEALDVCHSDGTLKNHVRNNIDQFIIQDPEVVALFERYKRYGKKLLVITNSDFNYTKLLLDYTINPFLKEHKDWSELFEITVTLASKPRFFTIKTPFLSIDPATGLMSNAEGKITKGIYQGGFAGKLQKDLGLEGDEILYLGDHIYGDVVSIKKTFNWRTALVLDPLAEEIEAIKKSAPIQAEIDKQMLIKENLETKLNELDLKKHEFHEEVPKEELNNLFAEIDKVNSTISDLLEQHRQFFNPYWGEMMRAGLEESRFADQVEKYACIYMTKVSDLIEYSPRTYFRPHRRVLPHES; this is encoded by the coding sequence ATGGGAATTTTCATTAATCGTACTCTTAATCTAAAGAAAATCAAAGCAATTGGCTTTGACATGGATTATACGATCGTTCGTTACAACTCAGAGGCCTTCGAGAGATTTACTCATCAGGCCACATTAAAAAAACTTGTCAGTGATAAGAACTATCCATCAGAGATTTTAAAACTTGAATTCGACTTCAAACGCGTTATTCAAGGTCTTGTTATCGACAAATCAAAAGGAAACCTTTTAAAGGTTTCGCGCTTTGGAAAAGTGAAGTCGTCTTACCATGGACTCTCTCCACTCGATTTCAAAGAGCAGCAACGCATCTACGGAAACGGCGTCATCGATCTTTCTGATCCACACATTCAAAGTTTGGATACAAACTTTGCTGTCTCTAACGGAGTTCTTTACTCGCAGTTAGTAGACCTGAAAGAAAAAGGACTTCATCTTCCAGACTTCGACACTCTTGCTGTTGAAATCAAGGAGGCCCTGGATGTTTGTCACTCAGACGGAACACTAAAAAATCACGTGCGCAACAACATCGACCAGTTCATCATTCAGGACCCTGAAGTGGTGGCGCTGTTTGAACGCTACAAGCGCTACGGGAAAAAACTTTTAGTTATCACGAACTCTGACTTCAACTACACGAAGCTTCTTCTCGACTACACGATCAATCCATTCTTAAAAGAACACAAAGACTGGTCAGAGCTTTTTGAGATCACGGTGACTCTTGCAAGTAAGCCAAGATTCTTCACGATCAAGACTCCCTTTCTTTCAATTGACCCGGCAACAGGGCTTATGAGCAATGCTGAAGGAAAAATCACAAAAGGGATTTACCAAGGTGGATTTGCCGGAAAACTGCAAAAAGACCTGGGCCTTGAAGGAGATGAGATCCTTTATCTTGGGGATCATATCTACGGTGACGTTGTAAGTATCAAGAAGACGTTTAACTGGAGAACTGCTCTGGTTTTAGATCCTCTTGCTGAAGAGATTGAAGCGATTAAAAAGAGCGCACCTATTCAGGCAGAGATCGACAAACAAATGTTGATTAAAGAAAACCTGGAGACAAAGCTTAATGAGCTCGATCTTAAAAAGCACGAGTTCCATGAAGAAGTTCCTAAAGAAGAGTTAAACAACCTGTTTGCGGAAATTGATAAGGTCAACTCGACGATCTCTGATTTACTAGAACAGCACCGTCAGTTCTTTAACCCATATTGGGGAGAGATGATGAGAGCTGGTCTTGAAGAGTCTCGTTTTGCTGACCAGGTAGAAAAGTATGCGTGTATTTATATGACGAAAGTTTCAGACCTGATTGAATACTCGCCAAGAACGTACTTCCGCCCTCACCGCCGCGTTCTTCCTCACGAATCTTAA
- a CDS encoding ABC transporter permease: protein MIMKKIVINSFEALVENKLRSMLTMLGMIIGVSAVILLVSVGTGAKRYITNEFESLGTNMIMLQPGRTDKESTMGPPVSSSKGKLLLSDVEALQRYATSLSAVSGVMFGAGVVKTEQGTNNINILGSNDQFVKIFNMVIIQGNYISKEDDDSGKRVVVLGYNVKKNLFGESMALGQLVKVNDSEHRVIGIVKPTGDKMGFNVDDMVFIPTKSALRLFNTDRLFGIRAAAKTRNGLNDAVKDITEILKERHNGEEDFTIITQVTMLESMNTILNMLTYALGAIALISMLVGGIGIMNIMLVSVTERTREIGIRRAVGARQSDILKQFIIEAVVISVSGGLVGILISAIITYTLFFFFPGFDMRPPFWIIPPAFFLSFFTGLIFGVWPARKAARIQTIDALRYE, encoded by the coding sequence ATGATCATGAAAAAAATTGTCATTAACTCTTTTGAAGCTTTAGTGGAAAATAAACTCCGCTCAATGCTCACAATGCTTGGAATGATTATCGGGGTAAGTGCCGTGATCCTCCTCGTCTCTGTTGGGACGGGAGCAAAACGTTACATTACCAATGAATTTGAAAGTCTCGGAACGAACATGATTATGCTTCAACCGGGGCGCACCGATAAAGAATCAACGATGGGACCTCCGGTTTCATCGAGTAAAGGAAAACTCCTTTTAAGCGACGTTGAGGCCCTGCAAAGATACGCCACTTCCCTTTCGGCCGTCTCGGGTGTCATGTTTGGTGCCGGTGTCGTTAAAACCGAACAGGGAACTAACAACATCAACATCCTTGGCTCAAACGACCAGTTCGTCAAAATCTTCAACATGGTTATCATCCAAGGTAACTACATCAGTAAAGAAGATGACGATTCCGGAAAACGCGTTGTGGTTTTAGGTTACAACGTTAAGAAAAATCTCTTTGGTGAATCCATGGCCCTTGGCCAGCTGGTCAAAGTTAACGACAGCGAACATAGAGTTATCGGGATCGTTAAACCGACCGGTGATAAAATGGGCTTCAACGTCGATGACATGGTTTTTATCCCGACGAAATCTGCTCTTAGGCTTTTTAACACTGACAGGCTCTTTGGTATCAGAGCTGCCGCTAAAACCAGAAACGGTCTTAACGACGCTGTTAAAGACATCACTGAGATCTTAAAAGAGCGCCACAACGGCGAAGAAGACTTCACCATCATCACTCAAGTGACCATGCTTGAAAGTATGAACACGATTTTAAATATGCTGACCTACGCCCTTGGTGCCATTGCTCTCATTTCAATGCTGGTTGGTGGTATCGGGATCATGAACATCATGCTGGTATCGGTAACAGAGAGAACCAGAGAGATTGGTATCCGCCGCGCCGTAGGGGCCCGTCAAAGTGACATTCTAAAACAATTTATCATTGAAGCTGTGGTGATTTCCGTCTCTGGCGGACTCGTGGGGATCTTAATCTCTGCCATTATCACTTACACGCTCTTCTTCTTTTTTCCTGGCTTTGATATGCGCCCGCCGTTTTGGATTATTCCTCCGGCCTTTTTCCTTTCTTTTTTCACCGGACTTATCTTTGGAGTCTGGCCCGCAAGAAAGGCCGCTCGTATCCAGACCATTGATGCTTTAAGGTACGAATAA
- a CDS encoding nuclear transport factor 2 family protein: protein MKKVSLIVAVCVLAVSNFSFAQEVVRGSNNPESLFTSPDPKLHANKQVVYHIIRDLLEANHWDLAEKYLSKEYLQYNPNAASGRDSVVNYFTKVRKVKPSAIPEKIEQYKVVSVVAEGDLVTVAFARTVKDEKNPKNDYTTTWFDMWRIKDGKAVEHWDSALKGEAPNLK from the coding sequence ATGAAAAAAGTTAGTTTGATTGTGGCAGTTTGTGTTCTTGCAGTTTCAAATTTTAGTTTCGCGCAAGAAGTTGTCAGAGGATCAAATAATCCAGAATCACTATTCACTAGCCCGGACCCAAAACTCCACGCTAATAAACAAGTTGTCTATCACATCATTCGCGATTTACTCGAAGCGAATCACTGGGACCTGGCAGAAAAATATTTATCCAAAGAGTATCTTCAATACAATCCGAACGCAGCTTCAGGAAGAGATAGTGTTGTGAACTATTTTACGAAAGTCAGAAAGGTAAAACCTTCGGCCATTCCAGAAAAGATCGAACAATATAAAGTTGTATCGGTTGTTGCGGAAGGGGACTTAGTGACTGTGGCCTTTGCCCGCACGGTAAAAGATGAGAAGAATCCAAAGAATGACTACACGACAACTTGGTTTGATATGTGGAGAATCAAGGATGGAAAGGCTGTTGAGCATTGGGATTCGGCCTTAAAAGGTGAAGCTCCAAACCTAAAGTAA
- a CDS encoding histone deacetylase family protein, which yields MIFYHPDCDLRFSEYGIEIPIVDERASHVFSALKYLYPFLEYTDLKTLPRITREDLERVHNKDFIHRLLGTAGERQGEIYQCYELVNDQGKFERYNPKNQKRDWKELVETILMQVAMTYNSTKYALKNGFSYHLGGGMHHSMSFAGRGFCLVNDIVITLRKLQNEGAIKTAWIVDVDVHKGDGAPEILQNDTTIRTFSIHMKEGWPLNSGTVRDPWFIPSSIDVGIDVGEDDQYLARLESGLLEMQERFPNPDVVIVVNGADPYEHDELPSASFINLSKEQMLARDKFLYQFFKERNIPQSYVMAGGYGSKAWEIYLQFLKFVGENAPFHLK from the coding sequence ATGATCTTTTATCATCCCGATTGTGATCTACGGTTTAGCGAATATGGAATCGAGATCCCAATCGTGGATGAACGTGCTTCCCACGTTTTTTCTGCCTTAAAATACCTTTATCCTTTTTTAGAATACACCGATTTAAAAACTCTTCCTCGCATCACTCGCGAAGATCTTGAACGCGTTCACAATAAAGATTTTATTCATCGTTTATTAGGGACAGCTGGCGAGAGACAAGGGGAGATTTACCAGTGTTATGAGCTGGTCAACGATCAAGGTAAGTTTGAAAGGTATAATCCAAAGAATCAAAAACGAGATTGGAAAGAGTTGGTCGAAACTATTCTTATGCAAGTAGCGATGACGTACAATTCGACTAAATACGCACTTAAAAATGGCTTCAGCTATCACCTCGGTGGAGGCATGCACCACTCGATGAGTTTTGCCGGACGTGGTTTTTGTCTGGTTAATGATATCGTCATCACTCTTAGAAAATTACAAAATGAAGGGGCCATAAAAACGGCCTGGATCGTCGATGTCGATGTTCACAAAGGTGATGGGGCTCCAGAAATTTTACAAAACGATACGACGATCAGAACTTTTTCGATTCATATGAAAGAAGGCTGGCCGCTTAATTCAGGCACTGTCCGCGATCCATGGTTTATTCCTTCATCGATTGATGTTGGGATTGATGTAGGTGAGGATGATCAGTATTTAGCGCGTCTGGAATCTGGTCTTTTAGAAATGCAAGAGCGTTTTCCTAATCCAGATGTAGTAATCGTTGTTAACGGTGCCGACCCTTACGAGCATGACGAACTACCAAGTGCATCTTTTATTAATCTTTCAAAAGAGCAGATGCTTGCCCGTGATAAGTTTCTCTATCAGTTTTTCAAAGAGAGAAATATTCCTCAATCCTATGTGATGGCCGGCGGGTATGGTTCTAAAGCATGGGAAATTTACCTGCAATTTTTAAAGTTTGTAGGCGAGAACGCTCCTTTTCACTTGAAGTAA
- a CDS encoding thioredoxin-like domain-containing protein, whose amino-acid sequence MKNLFILLILAISFNTFAQGKNDTTALKVLLETAPILNTKSPLKVGDLKGKIVLVDFWTYGCINCMQVIPDLDFLEKKYPKDLVILGVHSAKFDNEKGNFEIKKAAARYGIHHPVINDSKFEIWNAFGVQAWPTLVLVSPDGRVYKGYSGEGHRDDLDKDIAALVKNFKGKINQKIVAVEDDNHKMRFKFPSKIIEVGSFSLDGKPARSVYFLTDSSHHQIVGLEKNGTEFMRIGSGKEGFTPDTLSRPQGTAFKDGILYIADTANNALRAYDFKTKKITTIGGDGKRGSIWASPWDVKFTSPDELTIAMAGTHQLLGFNIKTKQARVVAGSGEESINDGILPFNSLSQPSGLSLVNGKLYFVDAETSSLRVLDHGKITTLIGKGLFDFGLKDGDKASALMQHTTGVFATADKVYLADTYNNAIRVYDVKSGKLSTLTRGLKEPNDVLVSDGKLIVVETGDHALKKVDLKTGKAENFIQ is encoded by the coding sequence ATGAAGAATCTATTTATTTTACTTATTCTTGCTATTAGTTTTAATACTTTTGCCCAAGGGAAAAACGACACGACGGCCTTAAAAGTGCTCTTAGAAACAGCGCCGATACTCAATACAAAATCGCCACTTAAGGTGGGCGATCTCAAGGGGAAAATCGTTTTAGTCGACTTTTGGACATACGGCTGCATCAACTGCATGCAAGTGATTCCAGACTTAGACTTCCTGGAAAAAAAATACCCGAAAGATCTCGTCATCCTAGGTGTGCACTCTGCGAAGTTTGATAACGAAAAGGGAAATTTTGAAATTAAAAAGGCCGCCGCCCGCTACGGGATTCATCACCCGGTGATTAATGATTCAAAGTTTGAAATCTGGAATGCTTTTGGTGTTCAGGCCTGGCCGACATTGGTGCTGGTTTCACCTGATGGGCGTGTTTATAAAGGTTATTCAGGAGAAGGGCATAGAGATGACCTGGATAAAGACATCGCGGCATTGGTTAAGAATTTCAAAGGAAAGATCAATCAAAAGATCGTCGCTGTTGAAGATGACAATCATAAAATGCGCTTTAAGTTTCCTTCAAAGATTATTGAAGTGGGAAGTTTCTCTCTTGATGGGAAGCCTGCTCGCTCAGTTTATTTCTTAACTGATTCAAGTCACCACCAGATTGTTGGACTTGAAAAAAATGGCACAGAATTCATGCGCATTGGAAGCGGGAAAGAAGGTTTTACTCCTGATACACTTTCCCGTCCTCAGGGAACAGCTTTTAAAGATGGTATTCTTTATATTGCCGATACAGCAAACAATGCTCTTCGCGCTTACGATTTTAAAACAAAAAAAATCACGACTATCGGAGGCGACGGGAAACGCGGAAGCATCTGGGCCTCTCCTTGGGATGTGAAATTCACGTCGCCAGATGAGTTGACCATTGCCATGGCCGGAACTCATCAACTTTTAGGTTTTAATATCAAAACGAAACAGGCCCGCGTGGTGGCCGGAAGCGGGGAAGAATCAATTAATGATGGGATCTTGCCGTTTAACTCTTTATCGCAGCCGTCGGGGCTTTCTCTAGTTAATGGAAAGCTATACTTTGTTGATGCGGAGACGAGCTCTCTGCGTGTTTTAGACCACGGAAAGATTACGACCTTAATTGGGAAAGGGCTTTTTGATTTTGGGCTTAAAGATGGGGATAAGGCGAGTGCTCTAATGCAACATACGACCGGGGTTTTTGCGACGGCTGATAAGGTTTACCTGGCCGATACGTATAACAATGCCATTCGTGTTTACGATGTGAAGAGTGGGAAGCTTTCGACTCTGACCCGTGGACTAAAAGAGCCAAACGATGTGCTCGTTTCAGACGGGAAATTGATTGTTGTGGAAACTGGAGATCATGCGTTAAAGAAAGTTGATCTAAAAACTGGAAAAGCTGAAAATTTTATTCAATAA
- a CDS encoding aldo/keto reductase has product MTQLLKMVSSLPIAFGGAAISGEGGGYGFGEISEGESIDLLHQAYEGGIRIFDTAPIYGFGLSEVRMGKAFKNMREKVFLVSKSGVTWHENKRVDMTNDPIVAKRMLEQSLRDLNTDFIDLYMVHWPDARVDIRKTMEVLSKAKHQGKIKHIGLCNTNVDELNKAFEIDRVEVVQSEFNLFTNKFVQAEIFPYLKEKNISFMSWGTLDKGIITGRVDETRKVYDKSDCRSWAPWWKDMDNSAKFEAMKKLWPALDKNHHSGLELALAYNLSFPELSTAICGAKSKAQLESLLKAVKNLPKNEQLQEYIALAQPAQK; this is encoded by the coding sequence ATGACGCAATTACTAAAAATGGTCAGTTCACTCCCAATCGCCTTCGGTGGCGCCGCTATCAGCGGAGAAGGAGGAGGTTACGGTTTTGGTGAAATCAGCGAAGGTGAATCTATTGACCTCTTACACCAGGCCTATGAGGGCGGAATCAGAATTTTTGATACAGCTCCAATTTACGGTTTTGGGTTGTCAGAAGTAAGAATGGGGAAGGCATTTAAAAACATGCGCGAGAAGGTCTTCCTGGTTTCAAAGTCAGGGGTCACTTGGCATGAAAATAAGCGTGTCGATATGACTAACGATCCAATAGTTGCAAAGAGAATGTTAGAGCAATCTCTACGCGATTTAAACACGGATTTTATTGACCTCTACATGGTTCACTGGCCGGATGCCCGTGTGGATATCAGAAAGACGATGGAAGTGCTCTCAAAAGCAAAACACCAGGGGAAAATTAAACATATTGGTCTATGTAATACGAATGTAGATGAGCTTAATAAAGCGTTTGAAATTGACCGCGTAGAAGTAGTGCAGTCTGAATTTAATTTATTCACTAACAAGTTTGTTCAAGCTGAAATTTTTCCTTACCTGAAAGAAAAAAACATCAGCTTTATGAGCTGGGGGACGTTGGATAAAGGGATTATCACTGGACGCGTGGATGAAACGAGAAAAGTTTACGATAAGAGCGACTGCCGTTCATGGGCACCTTGGTGGAAAGACATGGACAACTCGGCCAAGTTCGAAGCGATGAAAAAACTCTGGCCAGCTTTAGATAAAAATCACCACTCGGGGCTTGAGCTGGCCCTGGCCTACAATCTAAGTTTTCCAGAGCTCTCAACGGCCATCTGTGGCGCAAAGAGCAAAGCTCAGCTTGAGTCACTGCTAAAAGCCGTGAAAAATTTACCAAAAAACGAACAGTTACAAGAGTATATCGCCCTTGCACAACCGGCGCAAAAATGA
- a CDS encoding efflux RND transporter periplasmic adaptor subunit, producing MKNIAFLLVLTLFVSCGSKVEVTGIKLGKGTVESTVTTTNSGTVEAKQQAELAFGTPGRISKIHVSLGDKVKQGTVIAELENADLRAVYNEALKDYERSQELYKNGLVSVANLDGVNRAREVARINLDKTIIKAPFDGMITALNLKVGEFYQSGASLATADKKIDVQIIDLKTRLIKGEIDEVDLQKIQIGQDARVKIPAMKNQIIKARLTKVVPFVSTVKDQDRTSQIELEILENQSLIPVGASADVEIVVEAKKDAMILPAMVLTGVGKNRSVFVIEDSKLVKRPVTVGTGNYERVEILDGVKPNELVAKPLEGIELTDGMKVKVKEATWL from the coding sequence ATGAAAAATATCGCATTTCTTTTAGTTCTTACTCTTTTTGTTTCATGTGGAAGCAAAGTTGAAGTCACTGGGATCAAGTTAGGAAAAGGCACAGTTGAAAGCACTGTAACCACAACTAACTCAGGAACTGTTGAAGCTAAACAACAAGCAGAGCTTGCTTTTGGAACTCCCGGGCGCATCTCTAAAATCCACGTTTCTCTGGGAGACAAAGTCAAACAAGGGACTGTGATTGCTGAGCTCGAAAACGCAGACCTTAGAGCTGTTTATAACGAGGCTTTAAAAGATTACGAAAGAAGCCAGGAGCTTTATAAAAATGGACTGGTTTCTGTGGCCAACCTTGATGGTGTTAACCGCGCCAGAGAAGTGGCAAGAATCAACTTAGATAAAACAATCATCAAGGCCCCTTTTGATGGGATGATCACTGCTTTAAATTTAAAAGTTGGTGAATTCTACCAAAGTGGAGCAAGCCTTGCGACGGCGGATAAAAAGATCGACGTTCAGATCATCGATTTAAAAACTCGTTTGATTAAAGGTGAAATTGACGAAGTAGATTTACAAAAAATCCAGATCGGACAAGATGCTCGTGTAAAAATCCCGGCGATGAAAAACCAAATCATCAAGGCAAGACTGACGAAGGTTGTTCCTTTCGTCTCAACTGTAAAAGACCAGGATAGAACAAGCCAGATCGAACTGGAAATTTTAGAAAACCAAAGCCTGATTCCTGTTGGCGCCTCAGCTGACGTGGAAATTGTGGTTGAAGCAAAAAAAGATGCCATGATTCTTCCAGCAATGGTTTTAACTGGTGTAGGTAAAAACCGTTCAGTGTTCGTGATTGAAGATTCAAAGCTCGTTAAACGCCCAGTAACAGTTGGAACTGGAAACTACGAGCGCGTAGAAATTCTCGATGGTGTTAAACCAAACGAACTGGTGGCAAAACCACTTGAAGGAATTGAACTCACTGACGGTATGAAAGTTAAAGTCAAAGAAGCGACTTGGTTATAG
- a CDS encoding response regulator, with translation MSKTKFKILLVEDEPMVLEILKEGFSAQGHRVMTASSGNEAIEILKKERCDIVLSDLKMPNGNGMDVVSFVKTMKSAPIFFFLTGQSEYTAAECIAAGARNYFTKPFDIKKLIGQIENEFKMESLGLKLSCIE, from the coding sequence ATGAGCAAGACAAAATTTAAAATTCTCCTAGTTGAAGACGAACCAATGGTACTAGAAATCCTGAAAGAAGGATTCAGTGCTCAAGGGCATAGAGTGATGACTGCTTCTAGTGGCAATGAGGCGATTGAGATTTTAAAAAAAGAAAGATGCGATATTGTTTTATCTGATCTCAAAATGCCTAATGGTAATGGAATGGATGTCGTAAGCTTTGTGAAGACGATGAAGTCAGCGCCTATCTTTTTCTTCTTAACTGGCCAGTCTGAGTACACAGCTGCCGAGTGCATTGCTGCCGGAGCAAGAAATTATTTCACCAAGCCTTTTGATATCAAAAAACTCATTGGGCAAATCGAAAACGAATTTAAGATGGAAAGCCTTGGCCTGAAACTCAGCTGTATTGAGTAA